The following are from one region of the Tenacibaculum dicentrarchi genome:
- the atpE gene encoding ATP synthase F0 subunit C — translation MTGLTLIGAGLIVIGAGLGLGKIGSSAMEAIARQPEAAGKIQTAMIIIGALLEGLAFGALLLG, via the coding sequence ATGACAGGTCTTACTTTAATAGGAGCAGGTTTAATCGTAATCGGAGCAGGATTAGGATTAGGGAAAATCGGTAGTAGCGCAATGGAAGCTATCGCACGTCAACCTGAAGCTGCTGGAAAAATCCAAACAGCGATGATTATTATTGGAGCATTATTAGAAGGTTTAGCATTCGGTGCTTTACTTTTAGGATAA
- the atpH gene encoding ATP synthase F1 subunit delta codes for MKGSRPALRYAKAILNLAKETNKDSLVNDNMKLIASTIAESSDLNRMLKSPVVKANDKKTVLVALFGDKVDAIINGLFNLLEENKRMIMLEAIAKQYAIIYDAYKGIQVAKVTTAVVLTKELEDKIQAKIVSLTGNSASIENIVNPNILGGFILRVGDVQYDASISNQFKELRREFDNSHNIPQI; via the coding sequence ATGAAAGGATCTAGACCAGCATTACGTTACGCAAAAGCAATATTAAATCTTGCTAAAGAAACTAATAAAGATTCTTTAGTTAACGATAACATGAAGTTAATCGCAAGTACTATTGCCGAAAGTAGCGATTTAAACAGAATGCTTAAAAGCCCTGTAGTTAAAGCCAATGACAAAAAAACGGTTTTAGTTGCACTTTTTGGTGATAAAGTAGATGCTATCATAAACGGTTTATTCAACTTATTAGAAGAGAATAAACGTATGATAATGTTAGAAGCTATTGCAAAGCAATATGCTATTATTTACGATGCTTATAAAGGGATACAGGTTGCTAAAGTTACTACCGCAGTAGTTTTAACAAAAGAGTTAGAAGATAAAATACAAGCGAAAATTGTTTCTTTAACAGGAAATAGCGCAAGTATAGAAAATATAGTAAATCCGAATATTTTAGGAGGATTTATTTTACGTGTTGGAGATGTGCAGTATGATGCAAGTATTTCTAATCAATTCAAAGAGTTAAGAAGAGAATTTGACAATAGTCATAACATTCCACAAATTTAA
- a CDS encoding F0F1 ATP synthase subunit B encodes MGIFNDFSIGLFVMQAFILLILIFLMVKFAWKPILSALNDREEGIQNALDQAENARKEMQNLQADNDRLFKEARAERDAMMQEAREIKENIVAEAKSEAEIQTSTMIENAKATIKQEQQAAISELKKTVTDLSLDIAQQLVKKELTSPADHLKLVEGMLEEITLN; translated from the coding sequence ATGGGAATTTTTAATGATTTTTCAATAGGATTATTTGTCATGCAGGCTTTTATCTTATTAATATTAATCTTTTTAATGGTAAAGTTTGCTTGGAAGCCAATCTTATCTGCATTAAATGACAGAGAAGAAGGTATCCAAAATGCATTAGATCAGGCTGAAAATGCTCGTAAAGAAATGCAAAATTTACAAGCTGATAACGATAGATTATTTAAAGAAGCACGTGCCGAAAGAGATGCAATGATGCAAGAAGCTCGTGAAATTAAAGAAAATATTGTAGCAGAAGCAAAATCAGAAGCAGAAATACAAACTTCTACGATGATTGAAAATGCTAAAGCAACAATAAAACAAGAGCAACAAGCTGCTATTTCTGAATTAAAGAAAACAGTAACTGATTTATCTTTAGATATTGCTCAGCAGTTAGTAAAAAAAGAGTTAACTTCACCAGCAGATCATTTAAAGCTTGTTGAAGGAATGTTAGAAGAGATTACTTTAAACTAA